The Pedobacter roseus genome contains a region encoding:
- a CDS encoding OmpA family protein, protein MKFYRSIPIMLFGLALATGCVSNKKYAELQDTYAKLRERNQELSNKYQDSQRELSGSTSRVKSLEEQIASERANVTALQDALNKCLNSSNQGNVNISKLVDEINSSNKYIKQLVNAKNKSDSLNMVLTNNLTRSLSREELGDVDVQVLKGVVYISLADNMLYKSGSYEVSDKAGETLSKIAKIIKDYDTYDVLIEGNTDNVPITQTNIRNNWDLSALRASSVVQVLQTKYAVDPKRLTAGGRGEFNPIADNTTPGGKAKNRRTQIIITPKLDQFMDLIGKAPEQSQK, encoded by the coding sequence ATGAAATTTTACAGATCAATCCCTATAATGCTCTTTGGTCTTGCGCTTGCAACCGGTTGTGTAAGCAATAAAAAGTATGCTGAACTTCAGGATACTTACGCAAAACTGAGAGAAAGAAACCAGGAATTAAGCAATAAATACCAGGATAGCCAGCGCGAACTGAGCGGAAGCACCAGTAGGGTTAAAAGTTTAGAAGAACAGATTGCTTCCGAAAGGGCAAATGTTACCGCCCTGCAAGATGCCTTGAACAAATGTTTAAACTCGAGTAACCAGGGTAACGTTAATATCTCTAAACTGGTTGATGAAATTAACAGTTCAAATAAATACATTAAACAACTGGTAAATGCCAAAAATAAAAGCGACTCGCTTAATATGGTGTTAACCAATAATTTAACCCGTTCATTAAGCAGGGAAGAACTTGGTGATGTTGACGTACAGGTACTTAAAGGGGTGGTTTATATCTCCTTAGCTGATAATATGCTTTATAAATCAGGCAGTTATGAAGTTTCTGATAAAGCAGGTGAAACTTTAAGTAAAATCGCTAAAATCATTAAAGATTACGACACTTATGACGTATTGATTGAAGGTAATACAGATAACGTGCCAATTACCCAGACCAATATCCGCAACAACTGGGATTTAAGTGCTTTAAGGGCATCATCAGTGGTTCAGGTATTGCAAACCAAATATGCGGTTGATCCTAAACGCCTGACAGCTGGTGGCCGTGGCGAGTTCAACCCGATTGCAGACAATACAACACCAGGAGGAAAAGCCAAAAACAGACGTACACAGATTATCATTACGCCTAAATTAGATCAGTTCATGGATCTGATTGGAAAAGCGCCTGAGCAATCGCAAAAATAA
- a CDS encoding DUF3606 domain-containing protein — protein sequence MKNLNQTTGIKEEIILLSEETDRNYWANRLGVSSEVLKSAVRATRCITLDQITAYLNQQKESVSIS from the coding sequence ATGAAAAATCTCAATCAAACCACAGGCATCAAAGAAGAAATTATCCTATTATCTGAAGAAACTGACCGTAATTATTGGGCAAACCGCTTAGGCGTAAGTTCAGAAGTACTGAAATCAGCTGTTAGAGCGACCAGGTGCATTACATTAGACCAGATTACTGCTTATTTGAACCAACAAAAGGAATCGGTTAGTATTTCCTAA
- a CDS encoding cold shock domain-containing protein, which yields MNDKRRGVVIRIDNEHGIGTIMDENGQDIHFRLHTMPNEIEINSKVTFDIQLTAQGLSAMNVEVEKEEILVQSI from the coding sequence ATGAATGATAAAAGAAGGGGAGTAGTGATCCGGATTGATAATGAACATGGCATTGGAACCATAATGGACGAAAATGGTCAGGATATTCATTTTCGTCTGCACACAATGCCCAATGAAATTGAAATAAACTCGAAAGTAACTTTTGATATACAATTAACAGCTCAAGGTCTATCAGCCATGAATGTTGAGGTAGAAAAAGAGGAAATTTTAGTCCAGTCTATATAA